CAGGACGTGATGCTACAGCTCGATGCCCCTCTCTTTCAGCTTCTCCCTAAAATCGCTCACAAACTCCTCGTCGAGGGTGCCCCTGAAGTAGTCGAGCCTTGCCGCTATGGCGATGCGGGAGGCGAGCAGACGTGCGATTTTTCCCCTCATCTTTCTCGGTGCCCTTGCGAGCGCTGGATGGCTGTACAGCACGCCGTGCTTGGGCGATGGAGCCCTGCCCCGAAGGTGCCGAAACAGCGCCCTCTTGGCGCCCAGCACCTGTATGCTGCTCGCAGGCAGCATCGCCAGCTCCCTGAGCCCCCCTGCCTCTGCGATGAGTCTTGCACCAATCAGGGAGGTGGCGACCTCTGCCGTGTTCGGAGCACACCTTCGCACCGCACGCTCCACCCCCTCGATGAGCAATGACCGCTCACGGGACAGAGTGTCCACCGACATCGTGATATGCTCCATCCAGCATGGCACCTCCTCTGCCAGAGCGCCCGTCTCCTCGACCTCCCTGCGCTTTTCTCCCAGCACGTTCAGGCACCGCGTGAGCTCGTCGAGGCAGTCGATTGCCCGAACGACCTCCCAGTCCTCTGGTATTGACGTGCGGATTGCGTGGCTGGCGAGCCTTGTGGCAACCTGCTTTAGCAGGGAGTAGTACTCCTGCCTCGAAAAGAGCCCGCTCTCGATGGCGCGCTCGCTCATGGAGAATGGAAGAGGTGGGCACCCTCCTATTTGCAGCACGTGCTCTGTGAGCACGTCCACGTCTCTCTCGATGGGCTCGATTCGCCCGTCATCGAGCACGTGTCCGAACCACACCGCTGCCCTTCTCAACTCCACACGCCCCTCCTCAAGCCATGCACCCACTCACCACCTCTGTACTCCCATGCACATCATCTCACAGCACCTCTTGGATGTGTATTATAAAGGGTTGACGGCGCTGTTCGCTCCAGCTCGGGAGAAATTCGACAGTACTTTCAGAGGGCGCTGCAGAGGGCATACACACCTCAAACGGCAATCTGATTTCAGCCCAAGATATAAAAATCCACACTTCAAAGCTTCCGTTCTCTTAACACCAGAAAACACAAAACACAAAACACAAAAAAGAAAAAGAAAAAAGAAGAGCCACGGACTTACAGTCCGTAGTTCTTCGGGTTGAACACGTCCACCTTCTCGGAGTACTCCTTGATGCACTCGTCCATGAAGGCGTCCATGGAGTCTGGGAAGCTCGCCAGCTCCTCGAGTGCCTTGTCGAGCGCCTTCCTCTCGAACTTCGTGAGCTTCAGCTCGCCCTTCTTGTTGGCCTCGTCCACAATCTTTGCGGCGGTCTCGCCCGCAGCCTTTGCCCTGAGGTAGACGTCGTTGCCATTCTCGACGATTGCCTGCCCAACTTTGAAGGCGTTGAAGTATGCGAGCACATAGGGCTGCGGGTCCCTGTACAGGTCGGCTGCCACGTACAGGTCTCTGAGCACCTTGTCCTTGCCCGTCTGCTTTGCGGCGTTCATCAGGGCGACCTCGTATCCGAGAGCCTGTGCCCACACCTGCACCGTGGAGCCACCGAACTCGGAGTGATACTCCACGGACTCGTTGGACCACAGGTCACAGCACTGTGCAATCAGGTTGCCCATGACGTCCGCGTGGGCGCACGTGGCGTCCTTGCCCTCCTGGGCGTGGGGCACACCTGCCACGGCCTTCACGATTGGACCCTCGTATCCACAGTCCTTGCCAGGTCCCTTGGCGCCACACTCGTAGCACACGAGCGTCCTGCCAGCTGCGATGGCCCTGGCGATGATGGCATACACGTGGGGCAGGTTGTTGTCCAGCAGACCGCCAGCCACGAACATGCACGTGTTGGCACCAGAGCAGTTGGTCTCACCGCCGGGTATGCAGCTCGTGCCCGCCTTGTTCACGGTGTCCACTATCTGGCTCCACACCCACTCCATGTCGATGCTGCCCAGGCAGCCGATGCCGAACAGGATGCCCTTGAGGTCCTGCCTGGCCACTGCATAGTCCAGAATCTCCTTGCCGCCCACGGTCTCACAGGAGATGTTGGACGCACCCGCCTTGGCACATGCCTCCACGGTAGCAATCATCTTGTTGGGGTAGTCGTGCTCTGCGTCCTCTCTCAGGCCAGCGGGTGCCAGCTCATCACGCCTGATGTCACCCGGTGTGTGCCTGAGAGCGAGCTTGATGCCATACTCCTCGTTGAACTTCTTCATCAGCTCGAACTGCTTCTTGGTGACCGCCTCGCCCCATGATGGGTCGTTGGTCATCTGGAACACGTGCTCTGTCTCGAGCTGCATGGTGGGAAGTCCAATCGTGACACACCTCTCGAGGATGTCCTTGGTGATGTGTCTGTACTCGTTCACAAGCTTCATCTTGGAGGCCTCAGAGCCGGGCCTTGGTGCGTAGTTGGTCTCTGGCACCACGTATCCTGCACCAAGCTCCAGGTCCAGTCCGTAGTTCTTGATGGGGTTCGGAGCCTCTCCGAACACCATGTCGTCTGGGTTGGTGTAGGCCATCTTGGTGTATCTCATCTTTACAGCCATAGTTCCTCCTCCCAATGGTTTTTTACAGGGGAGTGGTGGAGTTTATTCTGATATAAATGTTATCAATTGTAAGGATTTCACTCTGATTTTACCCTA
This window of the Methermicoccus shengliensis DSM 18856 genome carries:
- a CDS encoding NOP5/NOP56 family protein, with the protein product MGAWLEEGRVELRRAAVWFGHVLDDGRIEPIERDVDVLTEHVLQIGGCPPLPFSMSERAIESGLFSRQEYYSLLKQVATRLASHAIRTSIPEDWEVVRAIDCLDELTRCLNVLGEKRREVEETGALAEEVPCWMEHITMSVDTLSRERSLLIEGVERAVRRCAPNTAEVATSLIGARLIAEAGGLRELAMLPASSIQVLGAKRALFRHLRGRAPSPKHGVLYSHPALARAPRKMRGKIARLLASRIAIAARLDYFRGTLDEEFVSDFREKLKERGIEL
- the mtaB gene encoding methanol--corrinoid protein co-methyltransferase MtaB, yielding MAVKMRYTKMAYTNPDDMVFGEAPNPIKNYGLDLELGAGYVVPETNYAPRPGSEASKMKLVNEYRHITKDILERCVTIGLPTMQLETEHVFQMTNDPSWGEAVTKKQFELMKKFNEEYGIKLALRHTPGDIRRDELAPAGLREDAEHDYPNKMIATVEACAKAGASNISCETVGGKEILDYAVARQDLKGILFGIGCLGSIDMEWVWSQIVDTVNKAGTSCIPGGETNCSGANTCMFVAGGLLDNNLPHVYAIIARAIAAGRTLVCYECGAKGPGKDCGYEGPIVKAVAGVPHAQEGKDATCAHADVMGNLIAQCCDLWSNESVEYHSEFGGSTVQVWAQALGYEVALMNAAKQTGKDKVLRDLYVAADLYRDPQPYVLAYFNAFKVGQAIVENGNDVYLRAKAAGETAAKIVDEANKKGELKLTKFERKALDKALEELASFPDSMDAFMDECIKEYSEKVDVFNPKNYGL